A single region of the Pygocentrus nattereri isolate fPygNat1 chromosome 27, fPygNat1.pri, whole genome shotgun sequence genome encodes:
- the sla1a gene encoding src like adaptor 1a, protein MGNIIKGQEADKQPENTQLDAALKVTDYDNLVVLSDYPCRDISEPIFKMGEKLRGLSEDGCWWRVRSFQTGTENYIPVNHVAKVYHGWLFEGVVRQKAEELLLLPSNMVGSFLIRESPNQRGVYSLSVRHRVIKHYKIFRMANSWYYISPRLTFQCLEDLVNHYSECSDGICCVLTAPCLSNTVPNLNAQAPPVVMRRNFDWKKVNRSQLLNPADQSSADSRQNVVSFGVRNSIAAYLSVSEIKENPKVLRNKKSKSVYVMPDSSNMETEELAHGNVASGTNG, encoded by the exons ATGGGGAATATAATTAAAGGCCAAGAGGCTGACAAGCAGCCTGAGAATACTCAGCTTGATGCTGCACTAAAAG TCACGGACTATGACAACTTAGTAGTACTCTCCGACTACCCATGCCGTGACATCAGTGAGCCGATCTTTAAGATGGGAGAGAAACTCAGGGGTCTGTCTGA GGACGGCTGCTGGTGGAGGGTTCGTTCTTTTCAGACAGGGACTGAAAACTACATCCCAGTTAATCATGTGGCAAAGGTCTATCACGG ATGGCTGTTTGAGGGAGTGGTGAGGCAAAAAGCGGAGGAGCTGCTCCTCTTACCCAGCAACATGGTTGGCTCTTTTCTCATCAGGGAAAGTCCGAACCAACGAG GTGTATATTCTCTGTCTGTGAGACACAGAGTCATTAAGCACTATAAGATCTTCCGCATGGCCAACAGCTGGTACTACATCTCCCCTCGCCTCACCTTCCAGTGTTTGGAGGACTTGGTGAATCACTACTCTG AGTGTTCAGATGGCATCTGCTGTGTTCTCACAGCCCCATGTCTGTCAAATACTGTGCCAAACCTGAACGCACAAGCGCCCCCTGTGGTGATGCGGCGTAACTTTGACTGGAAGAAAGTGAACAG GTCCCAGCTACTGAACCCCGCTGATCAGAGCAGTGCAGACAGCAGGCAGAACGTGGTGAGCTTTGGGGTGAGGAACAGCATCGCTGCCTATCTCTCCGTATCTGAAATAAAGGAAAATCCAAAAGTGCTCCGCAACAAGAAGAGCAAGTCTGTCTATGTGATGCCTGACTCCAGCAATATGGAAACAGAAGAGCTAGCTCATGGAAATGTGGCGAGTGGAACAAACGGGTAA